TGATATTCGCCTGACTCAGATAGGGTTGCTGCTTTCGCGAGCGCTGCGATGGCGACCCCACCACCTTGTCTGAAACCAGCATGATAGTCTTCAGATTTATGTCCTTGCTGTGTTGCATATGCACAAACTTCGCGTTGCTTGATGTCTTTTGACCATTTGTCGAATACGGTCATATAGAAAAAGCCATCTGTGCTTTGCATACGCACTAAGAAATCCGCACCAAATAGTGCCTCTTCGACTAAGCGAACGTAGGAAAATTTAGCGAATTTTTCATTTTCCCCCACCAAGTCCAGCCCTTTAATCATATTCCAAACCACCATAGGTATTTGCTGTGGATTGAAATAGTTAGCGTAGGAAAGGTGGCTGAGGTATTTACTCACATCGCCGGAGGCATCGTACCAACCACCGTGTGCATCAATGGTTTGACTGCTGCCTAAAATAGGAGCGTGACGGTCTTGTTTATCGAATATGCCGCCGCAGCGTTGTGATTTGAAGTAATGCAATACGTCAGAGAATGTCTGGCGCATTAGCACGCCGGAGCCAATTTCAAACTCTTCAGAACGGATGTTGTCAACACGTAGGTAATAACGTCCAGCTTGTTTAAACTCTGAAAAATTAATGCGAAAAAAATTCCCTTGGTGCCAATGTGCAACTCTTCCGCCTTTCTCGACTTCAATAGACGCAACAGTTTGATGACTGTCAGCACTCACCAGTAAGGCAGTGGTAGTGGACAGGTGAGGTGTTCTCGTCATCAACACAGCCTGTTTAGGCCCAAGGGATTCATAACCAATGTGGTTAGCAACTAGCAACATGCTGTCTCCGCAATAAAAATGGCTTCAGTATGAAATAATTTCCAGCCAAGAGCTGAGGCTCTTGACTGGGTTGAGCTTAGCTCTCGTACAAATAACAACGTACAAAGTGGTTTTCAGATAGTTGTGTCACGCCCGGTAAACGATCACGACATTTATCCGTCGCGTGTGTACAGCGACCTGCAAATGGGCAGCCGATAGACTCAGGTGTCCAAAGTGGGATCTCCCCTTTATTGCCTTTAAGCTTCTCGTGAATTGATTTACTTGGATCCGGTACCGCAGAGACCAGCAATTGCGTGTAAGGGTGTTGCGGATCGTGAATGATCTCCTCGGTGTCGCCCCATTCGACCATATGTCCGACATACATAACCGCAAGGTCTTCGGCAATGTAGCGGGCGGTGGCGATGTCATGCGTGATGTAAAGTAGAGACATTTGTTTCTCAAACTTCATCTCTTCCATCAGGTTAAGTACGCCGGCACGAATCGATACATCAAGCATTGAAGTGGGTTCATCTGCGAGTACCACTTCAGCACCAACTGCAATATTACGGGCTAAGTTAACACGTTGACGTTGTCCACCAGAAAGCTGGTGTGGGAACTTTTCCGCTGTCTCTTTTGGCGGGATCAATCCCACTTGTTCAAGCAGATCATAAACGCGTTCTTCCAGCTCCTTTTTGTTGCCCGGTTTGATCTTTTTATGAATCAGAAGTGGGCGTGCAATATGGTGAAAGATATTGTGTGTTGGGTTTAAAGAGCCGAACGGGTCTTGCCAAACCATTTGCACGCCTTCGCGGTAGTGCATTAGGTCAGCTCTTGAGTTGATACTAAGAATGTCACGGCCTTTATACTCAATCGTACCTGAGGTTGGCGCATACATTTTAGCGATCATCTTAGCCGTGGTTGATTTACCTGAACCAGACTCACCAACAACAGCAAGACCACGACTTTTGTACATTTTGAATGATACGTCGTTGATAG
This is a stretch of genomic DNA from Vibrio panuliri. It encodes these proteins:
- a CDS encoding ABC transporter ATP-binding protein, translated to MSKEYGELLVEGKNLVKDFPISSNALKQPMMRAINDVSFKMYKSRGLAVVGESGSGKSTTAKMIAKMYAPTSGTIEYKGRDILSINSRADLMHYREGVQMVWQDPFGSLNPTHNIFHHIARPLLIHKKIKPGNKKELEERVYDLLEQVGLIPPKETAEKFPHQLSGGQRQRVNLARNIAVGAEVVLADEPTSMLDVSIRAGVLNLMEEMKFEKQMSLLYITHDIATARYIAEDLAVMYVGHMVEWGDTEEIIHDPQHPYTQLLVSAVPDPSKSIHEKLKGNKGEIPLWTPESIGCPFAGRCTHATDKCRDRLPGVTQLSENHFVRCYLYES